In the genome of Dehalococcoidales bacterium, one region contains:
- a CDS encoding SDR family oxidoreductase — protein sequence MEKGLTVVTGATGHIGNALVRNLLDKGYSVRAFVLPNDDCRALDGLSVEIARGDVTDIESLKTAFAGADFVFHLAGIITILSGMKKVLEQVNVLGTRNVAEACRAVGVHRLVYTSSVHAIAEPPHGTVIDESQPFDPDKVLGDYAWSKARATLTLLDEVKKGGLDAVICCPTGIIGPYDYNVSNIGQMILDFASGYMKSYVRGAYDFVDVRDVAEGLLLAAKKGKMGRHYIFSGNKVQIPELMGQFESITGYPAPRYEIPSGLARIAGVLAGAYYKMIKRNPVFTAYSIDVLKSNSQISSARARKELGFTTRPWQDSIRDQIEWFSEMGMLPGRS from the coding sequence ATGGAAAAGGGCTTAACTGTTGTAACCGGAGCAACCGGGCATATCGGTAATGCGCTGGTACGCAATTTGCTGGATAAAGGTTATTCCGTACGCGCATTTGTGCTACCGAATGACGATTGCCGTGCTTTGGACGGCCTTAGTGTCGAAATTGCGCGCGGTGATGTAACCGATATTGAAAGCCTCAAAACAGCTTTTGCCGGCGCGGATTTCGTTTTTCATCTTGCCGGAATTATAACGATTTTATCCGGTATGAAAAAAGTATTGGAGCAGGTTAATGTTTTAGGAACCCGAAACGTTGCCGAAGCCTGTCGTGCGGTTGGCGTACACCGCCTCGTCTATACCAGTTCGGTTCATGCAATTGCCGAACCGCCGCACGGTACGGTTATTGATGAATCGCAGCCGTTTGATCCCGATAAAGTTTTAGGCGATTACGCTTGGAGCAAAGCCCGTGCCACGTTAACCCTTCTGGATGAAGTAAAAAAAGGCGGGCTTGATGCGGTTATATGCTGCCCGACGGGTATTATCGGGCCGTATGATTATAATGTTTCCAATATCGGTCAAATGATACTCGATTTTGCCAGCGGCTATATGAAATCTTATGTGCGCGGTGCTTATGATTTTGTTGATGTGCGTGATGTTGCCGAGGGGCTCTTGCTTGCCGCTAAAAAGGGCAAAATGGGGCGCCATTATATTTTCTCCGGTAACAAGGTGCAAATACCGGAACTGATGGGACAATTTGAAAGTATCACGGGTTATCCTGCCCCTCGCTATGAAATACCCTCCGGGCTTGCCCGAATTGCCGGTGTACTTGCCGGTGCATATTACAAAATGATTAAAAGAAATCCTGTTTTTACCGCCTATTCAATTGATGTATTAAAAAGTAATTCTCAAATCAGCTCGGCGCGAGCACGTAAAGAACTTGGCTTTACTACCCGGCCTTGGCAAGATTCCATTCGTGACCAAATAGAGTGGTTTAGCGAAATGGGGATGTTGCCAGGGCGTTCTTAG
- a CDS encoding DEAD/DEAH box helicase family protein, which yields MSAKEAKARIKINKLLEEAGWRFFDTDGKPANIQVEPNVKISEQQVDSMGEDFDKVKNGFIDFLLLDEKGFPLIVLEAKSEEKNPLVGKEQARKYAKSQNCRFVLLSNGNLHYFWDLERGNPYIITKFPEATSLKSYFKTKPNPLSLIDETVDRDYITLTQMPSYAVNAGYKNEELRQEFIDKNKLRFLREYQLNAVKAIQKSVGRGNDRFLLEMATGTGKTLVAAAVIKLFLKTQNANRVLFLVDRLELEDQANKSFTLLLKNDYKSVIYKENRDDWRKAEIVVSTVQSLLFDNKYRKLFSPTDFDFIISDEAHRSIGGNARAVFEYFIGYKLGLTATPKDYLKKIDTDSANIKNPRELERRILLDTYRTFGCEDGQPTYRYSLIDGVKDGYLVNPVIIDARSEITTELLSKQGYAVLTTNEDNQDTEQTYFQSDFEKKFFSEATNAVFCKTFLEGAEKDPISGEIGKTIVFAVSQNHAAKLTQILNEMADRMFPGKYNSDFAIQVTSQIADAQQFSINFANNNLSGSGNFIPAYKTSKTRVCVTVGMMTTGYDCTDILNICLMRPIFSPTDFIQIKGRGTRKHNFFEQLFDENLKAQIEKPDKKHFKIFDFFANAEYFEEKYDFKQELKLPPLPAIKPVEYGKGEDQVVISHSAYENFGPDLIASIKEQRIGFEGMKIDRMFFEKFEEKVTADNFIKENVEAEKFDKVTEYINQHIMNKPEDYFTIEKLRRAAGVDRRISMREIVEKAFGLIPHFKSKDELLEEEFGKFVSDYKPENPSEIMAIKYYFKSYILDNRIREIIENNSYGELNVNPAFNMKDFKAVPAKWRKLIPEYVKDYVSLNQFMD from the coding sequence ATGAGTGCTAAAGAAGCAAAAGCAAGGATTAAAATAAATAAACTGCTTGAAGAAGCAGGCTGGCGGTTTTTTGATACCGATGGCAAACCCGCTAATATTCAGGTTGAACCCAACGTAAAAATTTCCGAGCAGCAAGTAGACTCAATGGGAGAAGACTTTGATAAAGTCAAAAACGGATTTATCGATTTTTTATTGCTTGATGAAAAAGGTTTCCCCTTAATAGTTCTTGAAGCTAAATCCGAAGAAAAGAACCCGCTTGTCGGAAAAGAACAAGCCAGAAAATATGCCAAATCCCAGAACTGCCGTTTTGTGTTGCTTTCCAACGGTAACTTACATTACTTTTGGGATTTGGAACGCGGTAATCCGTATATCATTACAAAATTTCCGGAAGCAACTTCGTTAAAAAGTTATTTTAAAACAAAACCCAACCCGCTAAGCCTTATTGATGAAACGGTTGACAGGGATTATATTACTTTAACGCAAATGCCCTCATATGCGGTAAATGCCGGTTATAAAAACGAAGAGTTACGCCAAGAATTTATTGATAAAAACAAATTACGGTTTTTAAGGGAATACCAATTAAACGCGGTTAAGGCAATCCAGAAATCAGTCGGTCGCGGAAACGACAGGTTTTTACTTGAAATGGCCACAGGTACAGGCAAAACTCTGGTTGCCGCCGCAGTAATAAAGCTTTTTTTGAAAACGCAAAATGCCAACAGGGTTTTATTTTTGGTTGACCGCCTCGAATTGGAAGACCAGGCAAATAAATCGTTTACACTGCTCTTAAAAAATGATTATAAGAGCGTTATTTATAAAGAAAACCGTGATGACTGGCGAAAAGCGGAGATTGTTGTATCAACGGTACAATCTTTGTTGTTCGATAATAAATATCGGAAGCTGTTTTCGCCTACCGATTTTGATTTTATAATATCGGATGAAGCGCATCGTTCCATCGGCGGTAATGCCAGAGCCGTATTCGAATACTTTATCGGCTATAAGTTAGGCCTAACCGCAACCCCGAAAGATTACCTCAAAAAAATTGATACGGATAGCGCCAATATAAAAAACCCGCGTGAGCTGGAGCGGCGGATATTACTGGATACCTATCGTACTTTTGGGTGTGAAGACGGGCAGCCAACCTATCGTTATTCATTGATTGATGGGGTAAAAGACGGATATCTGGTTAACCCCGTCATTATTGATGCCAGAAGTGAAATTACAACGGAATTATTGTCCAAACAGGGTTATGCCGTTCTTACAACGAATGAAGATAATCAAGATACGGAACAAACATATTTTCAGAGTGATTTTGAAAAGAAATTCTTTTCCGAGGCCACCAATGCCGTTTTTTGTAAAACATTTTTAGAAGGTGCGGAAAAAGACCCCATCAGCGGAGAAATCGGTAAAACCATTGTCTTTGCTGTCAGCCAAAATCATGCCGCCAAACTCACTCAAATCCTAAATGAAATGGCGGATAGGATGTTTCCGGGTAAATATAATTCCGATTTTGCGATACAGGTTACATCTCAGATAGCGGATGCGCAACAATTTTCAATAAACTTTGCCAACAATAACCTTAGCGGTTCGGGAAACTTTATCCCCGCCTACAAAACAAGTAAAACCCGCGTCTGTGTAACCGTCGGTATGATGACAACCGGTTACGATTGCACCGATATATTAAATATTTGCCTGATGCGGCCGATTTTTTCCCCAACCGATTTTATCCAGATAAAGGGTCGCGGAACCAGAAAACACAATTTCTTTGAACAGCTGTTTGATGAGAACCTCAAAGCCCAAATAGAAAAACCGGATAAAAAACACTTTAAAATATTTGATTTCTTTGCCAACGCCGAGTATTTTGAAGAAAAATACGATTTTAAACAGGAGCTTAAATTACCGCCGCTGCCGGCAATCAAACCTGTTGAGTACGGCAAAGGCGAAGATCAAGTTGTTATAAGCCATTCCGCTTATGAAAATTTCGGCCCCGATTTGATTGCCAGTATTAAAGAACAGCGTATCGGGTTCGAAGGCATGAAAATCGACCGCATGTTCTTTGAAAAGTTTGAAGAAAAGGTTACCGCCGATAATTTTATTAAAGAAAATGTTGAAGCCGAAAAGTTTGATAAGGTTACAGAGTACATCAACCAACATATTATGAATAAACCGGAAGATTACTTTACAATCGAAAAACTGCGCAGGGCAGCCGGTGTGGACAGACGAATTTCAATGCGGGAAATAGTTGAAAAAGCGTTTGGACTGATACCTCATTTTAAATCTAAGGATGAGCTGTTGGAAGAAGAGTTCGGCAAGTTTGTTTCCGATTACAAGCCGGAAAACCCATCGGAAATTATGGCAATCAAATATTATTTTAAATCGTATATTTTAGATAACCGCATACGTGAAATAATAGAGAATAACAGTTATGGCGAGCTTAATGTTAACCCTGCTTTTAACATGAAAGATTTTAAGGCAGTCCCCGCAAAATGGCGTAAACTGATACCGGAATATGTAAAAGACTATGTATCTTTAAACCAATTCATGGATTAA
- a CDS encoding electron-transfer flavoprotein:ubiquinone oxidoreductase has translation MSDLNKIDALFIGAGVANLAGAIKLKQLLNQSGRDESVVVIEKADRPGQHNLSGAIFEADVLDGLLPDWRTGEEKFVTNLLANEVKRDEMYFLAGDNQSIKIPHGLVPKAMRHDRNYVISVSEMVNWLAGIATKLGVEIYTGFAAKEVLFDGDKVIGVKLGDKGLDKEGKKLANYIPGENIEAKVTILGEGSAGQLAEGIIAKFKLAQGKNPQIHSVGVKEVIKLPEGNQFGDNRVIHTVGYPLPSEVFGGGTVYSMGNNTVAVTLMMSLDWSYCNFNPQQELQRFKSQRFIKSLIEGGRVISYGAKTLPEGGYYALPQLFVDGALIVGDDAGLPNVQKLKGLHYAVQSGIFSAETVFDAIIAGDFSSVQLKNYQKRIDNSFIGKDLYSARNYRQVFGKCGLFGGIALSFFQQLLPRLRLERDYKAMRKKQLQCKPAGGLDRPTAVSFSGTHHREDEPSHITFKEENSCVVCFETYGCHPCESFCPAEVYKFEGDKLILSPSNCVHCQTCRLKCPLQSIIWQVPEGGDGPKYKNM, from the coding sequence ATGTCTGATTTGAATAAAATTGATGCACTGTTTATCGGTGCCGGCGTTGCGAACCTTGCCGGCGCTATAAAATTGAAGCAACTTTTGAACCAAAGCGGCAGGGATGAGTCTGTTGTTGTAATCGAGAAGGCGGATAGACCGGGGCAGCACAATTTGTCGGGGGCAATCTTTGAGGCTGATGTTCTGGACGGGTTACTGCCTGATTGGCGTACCGGCGAAGAGAAATTTGTTACCAATCTGTTAGCTAATGAAGTTAAACGCGATGAGATGTATTTCTTAGCCGGTGATAATCAATCGATTAAAATTCCGCATGGGTTAGTGCCCAAAGCGATGCGTCATGACCGAAACTATGTTATTTCGGTAAGCGAAATGGTAAATTGGCTGGCCGGAATTGCAACCAAATTAGGGGTTGAGATTTATACCGGCTTTGCCGCTAAAGAAGTTCTTTTTGATGGTGACAAAGTTATCGGAGTAAAATTAGGCGATAAGGGCTTAGATAAAGAAGGCAAAAAGCTGGCTAATTATATTCCCGGTGAAAACATTGAAGCCAAAGTTACGATTTTGGGCGAGGGTTCTGCCGGACAACTGGCTGAAGGTATAATTGCCAAGTTTAAATTAGCCCAAGGTAAAAATCCTCAAATTCATTCGGTTGGCGTGAAAGAGGTAATCAAACTGCCTGAAGGCAATCAATTTGGCGATAATCGTGTTATTCATACCGTTGGCTATCCTTTGCCGTCCGAAGTCTTTGGCGGCGGGACTGTATACAGCATGGGAAACAATACGGTTGCCGTTACCTTGATGATGTCTTTGGATTGGAGTTATTGTAATTTTAATCCCCAGCAAGAATTGCAGCGTTTTAAATCGCAGCGTTTTATAAAGTCGTTAATTGAGGGCGGTCGTGTAATCTCTTACGGGGCTAAAACCTTGCCCGAAGGCGGTTATTACGCACTGCCGCAACTTTTTGTTGATGGTGCCTTAATAGTGGGGGATGATGCCGGATTACCGAATGTCCAAAAACTGAAAGGGTTGCATTATGCCGTTCAATCGGGTATTTTTTCGGCGGAAACCGTTTTTGATGCCATTATCGCGGGCGATTTTTCATCGGTTCAATTAAAAAATTATCAAAAACGGATAGATAACAGTTTTATCGGGAAGGATTTATACTCGGCACGAAATTATCGCCAAGTTTTTGGTAAATGCGGTCTGTTCGGAGGTATCGCTTTATCGTTTTTCCAGCAATTGTTACCACGTTTAAGATTGGAACGAGATTACAAAGCAATGCGTAAAAAACAATTGCAATGTAAACCTGCCGGTGGGCTTGATCGGCCGACTGCGGTTAGCTTTTCCGGTACACACCACCGTGAAGACGAACCTTCTCATATCACTTTTAAAGAAGAAAACAGTTGTGTCGTTTGTTTTGAGACATATGGTTGTCATCCTTGCGAATCGTTTTGCCCGGCGGAAGTCTATAAGTTTGAGGGAGATAAATTAATTTTGAGCCCTTCGAATTGTGTGCACTGCCAAACTTGCCGTTTGAAATGCCCGTTACAATCGATTATCTGGCAGGTTCCTGAAGGCGGAGACGGCCCTAAATATAAGAATATGTAG
- a CDS encoding acetate--CoA ligase family protein, whose amino-acid sequence MNKINSFFDPKSVALVGASNRPGSIGNIVLENLILGKNKRNVYPINPKYETLLDIKCYPNLASLPEIPELVIITINAENVPAIVEDCAKIGTKSITIISAGFKEAGEAGNKRLDKIMEICKNNGIRLLGPNCLGSIRPGADFSGSFARKIPKPGNIAFLSQSGALGTAVLDWAISREIGFSAFVSLGSMMDVDFGDLIDYFGDDQETKSIIIYMETIGNTLASVKNFMSAARGFARNKPIIVIKPGKFQESIEAAKSHTGALVGDDAYYDAVFNRAGVVRVDEVSDLFSCASLLDSTKLPNEQNVAIITNAGGPAVLATDALIARGGKLSELSPETIKALNEVMPTFWSKANPIDILGDADAERYTKAIEIALKDPGISGIVVIYTPQGAANATDVAKGIVKISKKSPKPILTTMMGSKDVAGARQIFYANKIPTFDFPEEAMNSYLYMYKYARNLASLYQIPEDIPFDVGIAKNHLKTIINNAISKGETLLNEEDSKKFLNTYRIGVSYPFFAENIELAVATADSVGYPIVMKIQSPDISHKSDVGGVVLNIENAKQLRQAYAEMMETVKKSAPKAKIEGVTIQNMVGKYDYELIIGSKKDAALGNVIVFGQGGTEAEYHKDIAIGLPPLNQALARRLIEETKIYSSLSKGFRNKPPVDLRLLDATLIRVSNMIVDFPEIAELDINPLVVSDGKVIALDARIVLDKEAIKKSDDEASHLIITPYPTRYIQTWTCHDEKQVLLRPIRPEDEPLEYALLNGLSEQSKKFRFFHPINEFTHDMLSRFCNIDYDREIAMVAEFNGSGKKQIVGVSRLIIEAGKEVGEFATVIADEFQDIWLGHKLTDMLIGIAREKKLKSIYGIILQDNIKMINLVRNLGFRLVSVSDNELKAVMEL is encoded by the coding sequence ATGAATAAAATTAATTCATTTTTTGACCCAAAGAGCGTTGCTCTTGTCGGGGCGTCCAACCGCCCGGGATCAATCGGAAACATCGTACTGGAAAATCTTATTCTCGGAAAAAACAAGCGTAACGTTTACCCGATTAACCCGAAATATGAAACATTGCTTGATATTAAATGCTACCCTAACCTCGCCAGCCTCCCCGAAATCCCGGAACTCGTAATTATTACCATTAACGCCGAAAACGTTCCGGCCATCGTAGAAGATTGCGCCAAGATTGGAACTAAATCGATTACAATCATTTCCGCCGGATTCAAAGAAGCCGGGGAAGCCGGAAATAAACGCCTTGATAAAATCATGGAGATTTGCAAAAACAACGGAATTCGCCTTTTAGGCCCCAACTGTCTGGGATCCATCCGTCCCGGAGCTGATTTTAGCGGCTCCTTTGCCCGTAAAATACCGAAACCCGGTAATATCGCCTTCCTTTCACAAAGCGGTGCGTTAGGAACCGCCGTTCTTGACTGGGCAATCAGCAGAGAAATCGGTTTTAGCGCATTTGTCTCGCTTGGCAGCATGATGGATGTCGATTTCGGTGACTTAATTGACTATTTCGGTGATGACCAGGAAACAAAAAGTATTATCATCTATATGGAAACAATCGGTAATACCCTGGCAAGCGTCAAGAACTTTATGAGCGCTGCCCGCGGTTTTGCCCGTAATAAACCGATTATTGTTATTAAACCCGGTAAATTCCAGGAGAGTATTGAAGCGGCCAAATCGCATACCGGCGCACTTGTCGGCGACGATGCCTACTATGACGCGGTATTTAACAGAGCCGGTGTGGTTCGTGTTGATGAAGTCTCCGATCTGTTCAGCTGCGCTTCGCTCTTAGATTCCACGAAGCTCCCCAACGAACAAAACGTTGCCATCATTACAAACGCCGGCGGGCCTGCGGTTTTAGCAACCGATGCTCTTATCGCCAGAGGCGGTAAACTAAGTGAACTTTCTCCCGAAACGATTAAGGCATTAAATGAGGTTATGCCTACTTTCTGGAGTAAAGCGAACCCGATTGATATTCTCGGAGACGCCGACGCCGAAAGATATACCAAAGCGATTGAAATTGCGCTTAAAGACCCCGGTATCAGCGGTATCGTTGTTATTTACACCCCGCAAGGCGCTGCCAATGCAACGGATGTCGCCAAGGGGATTGTCAAAATCTCCAAAAAGAGCCCCAAGCCGATACTGACAACAATGATGGGAAGTAAAGACGTTGCCGGAGCGCGGCAAATATTTTATGCAAACAAAATCCCGACCTTCGATTTCCCCGAAGAGGCAATGAACAGCTACCTCTATATGTATAAATACGCACGCAACCTGGCAAGCCTTTATCAAATCCCCGAAGATATTCCGTTTGATGTGGGAATCGCCAAAAATCACTTAAAGACGATTATCAATAACGCCATCAGTAAAGGCGAAACATTATTAAACGAAGAAGACTCCAAAAAGTTTTTAAATACCTATCGGATTGGAGTCAGCTATCCGTTCTTTGCCGAAAATATCGAACTGGCGGTTGCCACGGCAGACTCCGTCGGCTACCCGATAGTTATGAAAATACAATCGCCCGATATTTCTCACAAATCCGATGTCGGCGGTGTAGTCTTAAATATTGAAAACGCGAAACAACTCCGCCAAGCATACGCGGAGATGATGGAAACCGTTAAAAAGAGCGCCCCGAAAGCCAAAATCGAAGGGGTTACAATCCAGAATATGGTTGGCAAATACGATTACGAGCTTATAATCGGCAGCAAAAAAGATGCCGCCCTCGGTAACGTAATCGTTTTCGGGCAAGGCGGTACGGAAGCCGAATATCACAAAGATATCGCTATCGGGTTGCCTCCGTTAAATCAAGCTTTAGCCAGAAGACTGATTGAAGAAACAAAAATCTACTCGTCATTATCCAAAGGGTTTAGAAACAAGCCGCCGGTAGATTTACGACTGCTTGATGCAACCTTAATCAGGGTGTCCAATATGATTGTTGATTTCCCTGAAATTGCCGAACTTGATATCAATCCGTTGGTTGTCAGCGATGGCAAAGTTATTGCGTTGGATGCGCGCATCGTGTTGGATAAAGAAGCTATTAAAAAATCCGATGATGAAGCATCGCATCTTATTATAACCCCCTACCCGACCCGTTATATCCAAACATGGACTTGCCATGACGAGAAACAAGTCTTGCTGCGCCCGATACGCCCGGAGGACGAGCCTTTAGAATATGCGCTGCTTAACGGTTTGTCGGAACAATCCAAAAAATTCAGATTCTTCCATCCGATTAATGAATTTACGCACGATATGCTCAGCCGTTTCTGCAATATAGATTACGACCGGGAAATTGCGATGGTTGCGGAATTCAACGGCTCGGGCAAAAAACAAATCGTCGGGGTAAGCCGATTGATTATAGAAGCCGGAAAAGAAGTCGGAGAGTTCGCCACCGTAATCGCTGACGAATTCCAGGACATTTGGCTGGGACACAAGCTCACCGATATGCTAATCGGTATTGCGCGTGAAAAGAAGCTCAAATCAATCTACGGCATTATCCTGCAAGACAATATTAAGATGATTAACCTGGTACGCAACCTCGGTTTCCGCCTGGTAAGCGTATCCGATAATGAATTAAAAGCCGTTATGGAATTATAG
- a CDS encoding SDR family oxidoreductase, which yields MPRLQNKVAVVTGAGSGMGRSISILFAKEGARVIAADIDEAALKKVVDEIREAGGEAQAAVTDVTKEEDIQNMIDSAVNAYGTLDVLVNNAGIMDSFQPAEKVTDALWEKVFAVNSTGPMRAVRKALPIFLAKGAGVIINIASVGGLTGSKAGAAYTASKHAVVGLTRNVGFQYAEKGIRCNAIAPGGVNTNIGNTMRDPDEFGMGRAMAGAGFNPRTIEPEEVAFTALFLASDESSAVNGAIITVDTGWTSY from the coding sequence ATGCCAAGACTTCAAAACAAAGTTGCCGTTGTTACCGGCGCCGGTTCCGGCATGGGCAGGAGTATCTCAATTCTTTTCGCCAAAGAAGGAGCTAGGGTGATTGCCGCCGACATCGACGAAGCTGCCTTAAAGAAGGTGGTTGATGAGATTCGGGAGGCCGGGGGGGAGGCTCAAGCGGCTGTTACCGATGTAACCAAAGAGGAAGATATCCAAAATATGATTGACTCGGCGGTTAATGCTTACGGCACACTTGATGTTCTTGTTAACAATGCGGGTATTATGGATAGTTTCCAACCTGCCGAAAAGGTAACCGATGCATTATGGGAAAAGGTCTTTGCGGTTAACTCTACCGGTCCTATGCGTGCCGTCAGAAAGGCTTTACCAATCTTTCTTGCCAAAGGTGCCGGTGTTATTATCAATATTGCCTCTGTGGGCGGCCTTACCGGTTCGAAAGCCGGTGCGGCGTACACGGCGTCGAAGCATGCCGTTGTCGGTTTAACCAGAAATGTCGGTTTCCAATATGCCGAGAAAGGTATACGCTGTAATGCCATTGCCCCGGGCGGTGTTAATACCAATATCGGTAACACCATGCGCGATCCCGATGAATTCGGTATGGGAAGGGCGATGGCGGGTGCCGGATTTAACCCGCGTACTATTGAACCCGAGGAAGTGGCCTTTACCGCCCTTTTCTTAGCCAGTGATGAATCCAGCGCGGTTAACGGTGCGATTATTACCGTTGATACCGGTTGGACATCTTATTAA
- a CDS encoding FAD-binding protein, producing the protein MNYIVLVKQVPDVKNIPEEAWNWEKGILRRGMLDNVCNELDKQALAFAVGMRKEHGGKIVALTMGPPFADEVLRYALSIGADLGVLLTDRKLGGADTAATAYPLAQTIRKIEKEIFSGDKEYIIISGMQSVDGDTAQVPPQVAEELGIPQIAYATAFKKKDNGFTFSRITRRGTQEVVPLSYPFVVTVTDWTLPLSATFNRTRWAHNQSLYVWSAEDVEANEELIGLAGSRTNVYRIFSPRETTNRKCLFEPDFNKLAEAIKTAYSAKLESVGKQEEAEVYKLPEDKEPSYHGEVWIFAEQEDGEINPASMELLSKTKELATQLKTKTGALLIGKDVKHLTDEVITCGADKVYVVENEIYKEFLPIPYTAVVSELIEKHKPQIMLFSATPLGRELAPRVAYRTRSGLTADCTSLDIFDFKRGSQEYTAILRQTRPALGGSIMAQILTQKANVQMSTVRPGLLKVIKCQMATDGEVIEYQPDFIPASPEIQIISKEIKPPTSGLTEASIIVSGGGGCKTKEGFDRYIPALAEHFGKFLGQKAVVGASRLAVESGFIDRSHQVGQTGQTVTPRLYVAVGISGAVQHLSGMQNSDVIVAINRDPNAQIFRAADFCILGDLEQVVPELINALNAKGL; encoded by the coding sequence ATGAATTATATTGTTTTGGTAAAACAGGTTCCCGATGTTAAGAATATCCCCGAAGAAGCTTGGAACTGGGAAAAAGGGATTCTTAGAAGGGGGATGCTTGATAACGTCTGTAACGAACTCGATAAACAAGCGCTTGCCTTTGCTGTTGGCATGCGTAAAGAACATGGCGGAAAAATAGTTGCCCTAACAATGGGACCCCCTTTTGCTGATGAAGTTTTGCGCTACGCATTATCAATCGGCGCCGATCTCGGGGTTTTATTAACCGATCGAAAACTGGGCGGCGCTGATACAGCCGCAACGGCTTATCCTTTGGCGCAAACCATCCGTAAAATTGAAAAAGAGATCTTTTCCGGAGATAAAGAATACATAATTATTAGCGGAATGCAATCTGTAGACGGAGATACGGCACAGGTTCCGCCGCAAGTTGCCGAAGAATTGGGTATCCCGCAAATAGCTTATGCCACGGCTTTTAAGAAAAAAGATAATGGGTTTACTTTTAGCCGTATTACGCGTCGCGGAACTCAGGAAGTAGTCCCTCTAAGCTATCCTTTTGTGGTTACGGTTACCGATTGGACCTTACCTCTTAGCGCAACCTTTAATCGTACCAGATGGGCGCATAATCAATCGCTTTACGTATGGAGTGCCGAGGACGTTGAAGCCAATGAAGAATTGATCGGTCTGGCAGGTTCAAGAACAAATGTTTACCGTATATTTTCTCCGCGTGAAACCACTAATCGTAAATGCCTGTTCGAGCCCGATTTTAATAAACTGGCTGAGGCAATTAAAACCGCTTATTCGGCAAAACTGGAATCTGTCGGGAAGCAGGAAGAAGCCGAAGTTTATAAGCTGCCGGAAGATAAAGAACCCAGCTATCATGGTGAGGTGTGGATATTTGCCGAGCAGGAAGACGGTGAAATCAACCCTGCATCGATGGAGCTTTTAAGTAAAACAAAGGAATTGGCAACGCAACTTAAAACAAAAACCGGGGCGTTGTTAATCGGAAAGGATGTAAAACATCTTACCGATGAGGTTATAACCTGCGGAGCCGATAAGGTTTACGTGGTTGAAAATGAAATTTATAAAGAATTTTTACCGATTCCTTATACCGCTGTTGTCAGTGAATTGATTGAAAAACATAAACCCCAAATTATGCTGTTTAGTGCAACACCCCTGGGGCGCGAATTGGCGCCGCGCGTAGCATATCGAACAAGATCCGGCCTGACTGCCGACTGCACTTCTTTGGATATTTTTGATTTCAAAAGAGGTTCTCAAGAATATACGGCGATTTTGCGCCAAACCCGTCCGGCATTGGGCGGCAGTATTATGGCGCAGATTTTAACGCAAAAAGCCAACGTGCAAATGTCTACCGTAAGACCCGGTTTGTTAAAGGTTATCAAATGCCAGATGGCAACCGACGGCGAGGTAATAGAATATCAACCGGACTTTATACCGGCTTCCCCCGAAATACAGATTATTTCCAAAGAAATTAAACCGCCTACTTCCGGTTTAACCGAAGCATCGATTATAGTTTCCGGCGGCGGCGGTTGTAAAACGAAAGAGGGATTTGACCGTTATATTCCGGCACTGGCTGAACATTTCGGTAAATTCTTGGGACAGAAGGCGGTTGTCGGGGCTTCCCGCTTAGCGGTGGAATCCGGTTTTATTGATCGCAGTCACCAAGTCGGACAAACGGGGCAAACCGTAACCCCGAGGTTGTATGTTGCGGTTGGTATTTCCGGTGCGGTACAGCATTTGAGCGGTATGCAAAACTCCGATGTTATTGTTGCGATTAACAGAGACCCCAATGCCCAAATATTCCGCGCCGCCGATTTTTGTATTCTGGGGGATTTAGAGCAAGTAGTCCCTGAATTAATTAACGCGCTCAATGCGAAAGGCTTATAG